In the genome of Streptomyces aquilus, the window CGAGTCGAGCCACATCAAGGCGCTGCGCCGGCACTTCGTCGGCGAGCGGGGCATCGACCGCCGCAGGGTCACCTTCGTCGGCTACTGGCGGCAGGGGATGACCGAGGAACAGCTCCGCGCCGCGGAGTAGCCCGCCGAGCAGCCCGCCCGACCCACCCCGCCCCCAGCCGCCGCACACCCATACCCGCACACGAGCAACTTAGGTTAGGCTAACCTAAGTAACGCGGACCACTGCTCCCCACCGGAGGACCCCCACCATGCGCTCGCACCTGCTCAACGACACGACCGCGGAGCAGTACCGCCGCTCCGTGACCGAAGGAATAGAGCGGGTGGCAGCCAAACTCGCCGCCACCGACCGACCGTTCACCGGAGTCACCGTCGACGACCTCGCCCCGGCCATCGACGCGATCGACCTCGACAAGCCGCTGCTCGACACCGGCGCCGTGCTCGACGAGCTGGAGGACGTCTACCTCCGCGACGCGGTCTACTTCCACCACCCCCGCTATCTCGCCCACCTCAACTGCCCGGTCGTCATCCCGGCGGTGCTCGGCGAGGCGATCCTGTCCGCGGTCAACTCCTCCCTGGACACCTGGGACCAGTCGGCCGGCGGCACCCTCATCGAGCGCAAGCTCATCGACTGGACGACCGCCCGCATCGGCCTCGGCCCCGCCGCTGACGGCGTGTTCACCTCCGGCGGGACGCAGTCGAACCTCCAGGCCCTCCTCCTCGCCCGCGAGGAGGCCAAGACGGACAGCGCGGCCAAACTGCGCATCTTCGCCTCCGAGGTCAGCCACTTCAGCGTCAAGAAGTCCGCCAAACTCCTCGGCCTGTCCCCCGACTCCGTGGTCAGCATCCCCGTCGGCCACGACAAGCGGATGCAGACCGTCGCGCTCGCCCGTGAGCTGGAGCGCTGCAAGGCCGCCGGGCTCGTCCCGATGGCCGTCGTCGCCACCGCCGGCACCACCGACTTCGGGTCCATCGACCCGCTGCCCGAGATCGCCGAGCTGTGCGCGCAGTACGGCACCTGGATGCACGTCGACGCCGCCTACGGCTGCGGACTGCTCGCGTCGGTGAAGTACCGCGGCCGGATCGACGGCATCGAGCGCGCCGACTCGGTCACGGTCGACTACCACAAGTCCTTCTTCCAGCCGGTGAGTTCGTCCGCCGTGCTGGTGCGGGACGCGGCCACGCTGCGGCACGCGACCTACCACGCCGAGTACCTCAACCCGAAGCGCATGGTGCAGGAGCGCATCCCCAACCAGGTGGACAAGTCCCTCCAGACCACCCGCCGGTTCGACGCCCTCAAGCTGTGGGTGACGCTGCGGACCATGGGCGCCGACGGCATCGGACAGCTCTTCGACGAGGTGTGCGACCTGGCCGTCGAGGGCTGGAAGATCCTCGCCGGCGACCCGCGCTACGACGTCGTCGTCGAGCCGACGCTCTCCACCCTCGTCTTCCGCTACATCCCGGCCGCGGTGACCGACCCCTCCGAGATCGACCGCGCCAACCTGTACGCCCGCAAGGCCCTGTTCGCCTCCGGCGACGCGGTGGTCGCGGGCACCAAGGTCGGCGGTCGCCACTACCTGAAGTTCACCCTGCTCAACCCCGAGACGACGACCGAAGACATCACCGCCGTACTCGATCTGATCGCCGGCCACGCCGAGCAGTACCTGGGAGAGTCCCTTGACCGCGCGTCCTGAAACCCCGTCCAAAACCCACGACTTCGTGGGCATCGGGCTCGGCCCGTTCAACCTCGGCCTGGCCTGCCTCACCGAGCCCATCGACGAACTCGACGGTGTGTTCCTGGAGTCGAAGCCCGACTTCGAGTGGCACGCGGGCATGTTCCTCGACGGCGCCCACCTCCAGACGCCGTTCATGTCGGACCTGGTCACGCTGGCCGACCCGACCTCGCCGTACTCCTTCCTCAACTACCTGAAGGAGAAGGGCCGGCTGTACTCGTTCTACATCCGGGAGAACTTCTACCCGCTGCGTGTCGAGTACGACGACTACTGCCGCTGGGCCGCGAACAAGCTGAGCAGCGTCCGCTTCGGCACGACGGTCGCCGAAGTGAGGTACGAGGACGGCGTGTACGTCGTCACGACGACCGCGGGTGACGTCTTCCGCGCCCGCCATCTCGTCCTCGGCACCGGCACCTCCCCCCACTACCCGGAGGCCGTGCGCGGTCTCGGCGGGGACTTCTTCCACAACTCCCAGTACATGCAGAACAAGGCGGAGTTGCAGAAGAAGGAGTCGATCACGATCGTCGGTTCCGGGCAGTCCGCCGCCGAGATCTACCACGACCTCCTCGCCGAGATCGACGTGTACGGCTACCGGCTGAACTGGGTGACCCGCTCGCCCCGCTTCTTCCCCCTCGAATACACCAAGCTCACGCTGGAGATGACCTCCCCGGAGTACATCGACTACTACCGCGAGCTGCCCGAGGCCACCCGCTACCGGCTCACCGCCCAGCAGAAAGGCCTGTTCAAGGGCATCGACGGTGATCTCATCAACGAGATCTTCGACCTGCTCTACCAGAAGAACCTCGGCGGACCGGTCCCCACCCGGCTGCTCACCAACTCCGCCCTGAACGGCGCCACTTACGAGAACGGCACGTACACCCTCTCCTTCCGCCAGGAGGAGCAGGAGAAGGACTACGACCTCCAGACGCAGGGCCTGGTCCTCGCCACCGGCTACAAGTACGCCGAGCCCGAGTTCCTGACCCCCGTCAAGGACCGGCTGCGCTACGACACCCAGGGCAACTTCGACGTCGCCCGCAACTACTCGATCGACACCACCGGCCGCGGCGTCTTCCTCCAGAACGCCGGCGTGCACACCCACAGCATCACCTCGCCCGACCTGGGCATGGGTGCGTACCGCAACAGCTACATCATCCGTGAGCTGCTCGGCACCGAGTACTACCCGGTCGAGAAGACGATCGCGTTCCAGGAGTTCTCCGTATGACCACCCCCCACACCTTCACCTTCCGCCCGCTCGACCCGCTCAAGGACGCCGAGCTGCTGCACGGCTGGGTCACCCATCCCAAGGCCGCGTTCTGGATGATGCAGGACGCGAAACTGGAGGACGTCGAGCGCGCGTACATGGACATAGCCGCCGACGAGCACCACCACGCGCTGCTGGGTCTCGACGCGTACGGCGTCCCCGTCTTCCTGATGGAGAAGTACGACCCCGCCCACCGTGAACTGGTGGGCCTGTACGAGCCGTTGCCCGGTGACATCGGAATGCACTTCCTCACCCCCGCGACCGACCGGCCGGTGCACGGCTTCACGCGGGCCGTCATCACCGCCGTGCTGGCCCACCTCTTCGAGGACCCGGCCGTCGAGCGCGTCGTCGTCGAGCCGGACGTCTCCAACACGGCCGTCCACGCCCTCAACGAGGCCGTCGGGTTCGTGCCCGAGCGGGAGATCCAGAAGCCGGAGAAGAGGGCGCTGCTCAGCTTCTGCACGCGCGAGCAGTTCACCAAGGCGGTGTCCGCATGAGCCTCGCCGACTCCGTCGCCCACCTCTCCCCCGAGCGCTGGGAGCAGGCCAACCGCCTCCTCGTCCGCAAGGCGCTCGCCGAGTTCGCGCACGAGCGGCTCATCACGCCGGAGGCCACCGCCGACGGCCGCTTCGAGGTCCGCAGCGACGACGGTCTGACCCGGTACGGGTTCACCGCCACGCGCCGCGCCCTCGACCACTGGCAGGTCGACGCCGACTCGATCTCCCGTCACCGAGACGGCGTCGACCTCCCCCTCGCCGCGCTGGACTTCTTCATCGAGCTGAAGAACTCGCTCGGCCTGAGCGACGAGATCCTGCCGGTCTACCTGGAGGAGATCTCCTCCACCCTCTCCGGCACCTGCTACAAGCTCACCAAGCCCCAGATCCCGGTCGCCGAGCTGGCGCGAAGCGGTTTCCAGGCCATCGAGACCGGCATGACCGAGGGCCACCCCTGCTTCGTCGCCAACAACGGGCGGCTCGGCTTCGGCATCCACGAGTACCTGTCGTACGCCCCCGAGACGGCGAGCCCGGTCCGCCTGGTCTGGCTGGCCGCCCACCGCTCCCGCGCGGCCTTCACGGCGGGCGTCGGGATCGAGTACGAGGCCTTCGTACGGGACGAGTTGGGCGAAAAGACCGTCGAGCGCTTCCACGACACCCTGCGCGCCCAGCGGCTCGACCCCGCCGACTACCTCCTCATCCCGGTCCACCCCTGGCAATGGTGGAACAAGCTCTCCGTCACCTTCGCCGCCGAGGTCGCCCGCCGCCACCTCGTCTGCCTGGGCGAGGGCGACGACGAATACCTCGCCCAGCAGTCCATCCGGACCTTCTTCAACACGACCAGCCCCGAGAAGCACTACGTCAAGACGGCGCTGTCCGTCATCAACATGGGCTTCATGCGCGGCCTTTCGGCGGCGTACATGGAGGCAACCCCCGCCATCAACGACTGGCTCGCTCAACTCATCGACAACGACCCCGTGTTGAAGTCCACGGGCCTGTCGATCATCCGCGAGCGCGCGGCCGTCGGCTACCGCCACCTGGAGTACGAGGCGGCGACGGACCGCTACTCGCCGTACCGCAAGATGCTGGCCGCCCTGTGGCGCGAGAGCCCGGTGAACTCCCTCCAGGACGGGGAGTCGCTGGCGACCATGGCCTCCCTGGTCCACGTCGACCACGAGGGCAACTCCTTCGCGGGCGCGCTGATCGAGCAGTCGGGCCTGACCCCGACCGAGTGGCTGCGCCGCTATCTGACGGCGTACTTCACCCCGCTCCTGCACAGCTTCTACGCCTATGACCTGGTCTACATGCCGCACGGCGAGAACGTGATCCTGGTCCTCAAGGACGGCGCCGTCGAGCGCGCGATCTACAAGGACATCGCCGAGGAGATCGCGGTCATGGACGTCGACGCGGTGCTCCCGCCGGCGGTCGAGCGCCTGCGCGTGGACGTCCCGGACGACACGAAGCTCCTGTCCGTCTTCACGGACGTCTTCGACTGCTTCTTCCGCTTCCTCGCCGCGAACCTCGCCACCGAGGGAATCCTGGAGGAGGACGACTTCTGGCGGACGGTCGCGGAGGTCACCCGCGCGTACCAGGCCTCGGTGCCGGAACTCGCCGACAAGTTCCGGCAGTACGACGTGTTCGCCCCGGAGTTCGCCCTGTCCTGCCTCAACCGCCTCCAACTGCGCAACAACCGGCAGATGGTGGACCTGGCGGACCCGGCGGGCGCACTCCAGCTGGTGGGCAACCTGAGGAACCCGATCGCCGGGTTCTGACCCCAGAGACAGGCGGGCGCCACGAGGTACGGTCCTTCGTGGCGCCCGCCGGCTTCATGCCGTCGAGGGGCGCGGGGAACTGCGCGACCAGCCCCCGCCGGCCCGCAGCCAAACTACGACCAAGGCACCTGAGGCGACCGGTAGTAGTTGATCCCCATCGCCTCCCACCGAGCCCCCTGCGCAGCGAGCCGAACCCTGTACCGCTCCCAGTCATGCGTACCAACCGCCGACCACCCCAGCTCAGCCACCCCCGCCAGCCTCGGAAACGCCATGTACTCGATGTCGGCGGACGTCACGATCGTCTCCGTCCACAACGGCGCCTCGACTCCCCGCACAGCCGCGGCGGGCACCCCCGGCAGATAGTCCCCCGGATCCCAGTCGTACGACCGCCGCACCTCCACCAGCCCGGCCCAGTCCTGACCCAACGGCGTGTCCGCGGTGTACTTCATGTCGAGGTAGACCCGGTCGGCGGGCGACAGGACGATCCCCGTCCCGTTCTGCGCGGCTTTGGCCACCTGCGCCTTCTCCTCCGCACTGGTGTCGTCCAGCCCCCAGTACTGCGCCACCGCCCCCTTCGCCGGCGTCGCGCCGGTCAGCTGGTGCCACCCCACCACCGTCTTGCCGTACTTGGCGACGACCGGCTGCACCCGGTCCATGAACGTGACGTAGTCCTCATGGCTGGTCGAGTGCGCCTCGTCCCCGCCGATGTGCAGATAGCGGCCGGGCGTGAGCGCGGCGAGCTCCCCGATCACGTCGTCGACGAAGTCGTACGTGAGGTCCTTGCCGACGCACAGCGAGCTGAAGCCGACCTCGGTGCCGGTGTAGAGCGGCGGCGCGACCCCGTCGCAGTTCAGTTCGGCGTACGAGGCGAGCGCGGCGTTGGTGTGGCCGGGCATGTCGATCTCGGGGACGACCTCCAGATAGCGCGCGGACGCGTACCGGACGATCTCCTTGTAGTCGGCCTTCGTGTAGAAGCCACCGGGGCCGCCGCCGACCTGCGTCGAGCCGCCGTACGTCGCCAGGCGCGGCCAGGAGTCGATCGCGATGCGCCAGCCCTGGTCGTCGCTGAGATGCAGATGCAGCTTGTTGACCTTGTAGAGCGCCAACTGGTCGATGTACCGCTTGACTTGATCGACGGTGAAGAAGTGCCGGGAGACGTCGAGCATGGCGCCGCGCCAGCCGTAGCGCGGGCTGTCGGTGATCGCCCCGCCCGCGACGAGCCAGGGCCCCGGCTGCACGGAGCCCTTCTCGCCCTTCGCCGGCAGCAGCTGCCGCAGGGTCTGGACACCGTGGAAGAGCCCGGCGGGCTGCGCGGCGGTGATGGTGACGCCCTTGGCCCCGCTGTCGAGCCGGTACCCCTCGGCACCGAACGGGCCTTTGGCCAGCCGTAGTTGGATGTCACCGCCGCGCCCCGCGTGCACCGGCAGCCGATAGCCCGTGGACGGCCTGAGCACCCCGGCGAGGTACTCGCCGACGCGGCGCGCCTCCCGCGAGTCGTCCACGCCGATCCGGGTCTTCGCCGTGATGCGGTACGGCGATCCGCCCGGCGTCACCTTCGCGGGCGCCGGAATCACCTGGTCGAGCGGTGTGGCCTCGGCGGGCGCCGGCGCCGCGCCCACGGCGAGCGAGCCCACCGCGACCAGCAGCAACGCGCCCAGAACTCGGGTCGTACGGGGAGTCGTTCTGTGGTGCCGTCTCACCTGCGCCCCCTTCGTCATCCACCCTGGATTGGTGCAGACCACTGTGCCCGGTGATTCACTGGTAAGGGAAGGGAACGGGCCGTCCGCGACCCCGATGCCAGACTTGCCCCATGGCGGAAATCATCCAGAAGGACGGCACGTGGGCCTTCGACGGCGACGCCCTGCGGCTGACCCCGGGACGCGACAAGAACGTCAGCCTGCTCCGCAAGACCCTGGGTGAACTGGTCGTCCCGCTGGGCGCGTTGGCGGGGATCTCCTTCGAGCAGGGCCGCAGGGCGGGGCGGCTGAGGCTGCGGCTGCGCGACGGCGCCGACCCGCTGCTGCACGCCACCGGCGGCCGTCTCACCGAGCCCGACGACCCCTACCAGCTCATCGTCGAGTCGGACCGCTACGGCGTCGCCGAGTACTTCGTGGACGAGGTACGCGAGGCCCTCCTCCTCGACCAGGTCCCGGCGACCCCGGTCACGGAGTTCCTCCTGCCCGGCCCGGCCGTCCCGCTGTCGGTCTCCGCGGGCGACGGCACCGCGACCTTCGACGGCGAGCGCGTCCGCCTGGAGTGGAACTGGAAGACGGAGGACGCCAAGGCCGCCGCCGGCATCCGCACCCTGCCCCTCACCGACCTCGCCGCCGTGGAGTGGCTTCCCGCGGCCGGTCTGGACAACGGCCATCTCCGCTTCACGGTGCACAACGCGCCCAGCAAGGCCCCGGCGAAGTACGACCCCCACTCCGTGGAGCTGTGGGGCTTCAAGAAGGACCCGCTGATGGCCCTCGTCGCGGCGGCCGTCCAGGCCAGGCTCCCCCACCCGGCCCGGACGGCCGCCGTCGACGTACGCAAGGCCCTCGGCACCCGACCGGAAACGCCTTCCCTCCCGGTCGCCCCCGTCGAGGACGGCCACGACGCCCTCCTGCGCCGGCTGCGCGAGCTCGGCGAGCTGCGCCGCACGGGTGTGCTGACGGACGAGGAGTTCACGCTGGCCAAACAGGCGATCCTGAAACGGATGTAAGTCCGTCAAGGACACGCCTACTTGGCCTTGCGCGCCACCGTGAAGTGGTCGATCCGGTCCCCGGTCTCGGCGATGCCCGACACCTTGAGCTTGGCCCAGTGCCCGCGCGGCGCCGGTTCCACGTCCACCCGCAGGAACGAGTAGTTGAGGTACCGCACCCGGGACCAGGCGACGGTCTCGTTGACCTTGCCGTCCTTGGTGTTGATGAA includes:
- the desA gene encoding lysine decarboxylase DesA yields the protein MRSHLLNDTTAEQYRRSVTEGIERVAAKLAATDRPFTGVTVDDLAPAIDAIDLDKPLLDTGAVLDELEDVYLRDAVYFHHPRYLAHLNCPVVIPAVLGEAILSAVNSSLDTWDQSAGGTLIERKLIDWTTARIGLGPAADGVFTSGGTQSNLQALLLAREEAKTDSAAKLRIFASEVSHFSVKKSAKLLGLSPDSVVSIPVGHDKRMQTVALARELERCKAAGLVPMAVVATAGTTDFGSIDPLPEIAELCAQYGTWMHVDAAYGCGLLASVKYRGRIDGIERADSVTVDYHKSFFQPVSSSAVLVRDAATLRHATYHAEYLNPKRMVQERIPNQVDKSLQTTRRFDALKLWVTLRTMGADGIGQLFDEVCDLAVEGWKILAGDPRYDVVVEPTLSTLVFRYIPAAVTDPSEIDRANLYARKALFASGDAVVAGTKVGGRHYLKFTLLNPETTTEDITAVLDLIAGHAEQYLGESLDRAS
- a CDS encoding lysine N(6)-hydroxylase/L-ornithine N(5)-oxygenase family protein; translated protein: MTARPETPSKTHDFVGIGLGPFNLGLACLTEPIDELDGVFLESKPDFEWHAGMFLDGAHLQTPFMSDLVTLADPTSPYSFLNYLKEKGRLYSFYIRENFYPLRVEYDDYCRWAANKLSSVRFGTTVAEVRYEDGVYVVTTTAGDVFRARHLVLGTGTSPHYPEAVRGLGGDFFHNSQYMQNKAELQKKESITIVGSGQSAAEIYHDLLAEIDVYGYRLNWVTRSPRFFPLEYTKLTLEMTSPEYIDYYRELPEATRYRLTAQQKGLFKGIDGDLINEIFDLLYQKNLGGPVPTRLLTNSALNGATYENGTYTLSFRQEEQEKDYDLQTQGLVLATGYKYAEPEFLTPVKDRLRYDTQGNFDVARNYSIDTTGRGVFLQNAGVHTHSITSPDLGMGAYRNSYIIRELLGTEYYPVEKTIAFQEFSV
- a CDS encoding GNAT family N-acetyltransferase; its protein translation is MTTPHTFTFRPLDPLKDAELLHGWVTHPKAAFWMMQDAKLEDVERAYMDIAADEHHHALLGLDAYGVPVFLMEKYDPAHRELVGLYEPLPGDIGMHFLTPATDRPVHGFTRAVITAVLAHLFEDPAVERVVVEPDVSNTAVHALNEAVGFVPEREIQKPEKRALLSFCTREQFTKAVSA
- a CDS encoding IucA/IucC family protein — protein: MSLADSVAHLSPERWEQANRLLVRKALAEFAHERLITPEATADGRFEVRSDDGLTRYGFTATRRALDHWQVDADSISRHRDGVDLPLAALDFFIELKNSLGLSDEILPVYLEEISSTLSGTCYKLTKPQIPVAELARSGFQAIETGMTEGHPCFVANNGRLGFGIHEYLSYAPETASPVRLVWLAAHRSRAAFTAGVGIEYEAFVRDELGEKTVERFHDTLRAQRLDPADYLLIPVHPWQWWNKLSVTFAAEVARRHLVCLGEGDDEYLAQQSIRTFFNTTSPEKHYVKTALSVINMGFMRGLSAAYMEATPAINDWLAQLIDNDPVLKSTGLSIIRERAAVGYRHLEYEAATDRYSPYRKMLAALWRESPVNSLQDGESLATMASLVHVDHEGNSFAGALIEQSGLTPTEWLRRYLTAYFTPLLHSFYAYDLVYMPHGENVILVLKDGAVERAIYKDIAEEIAVMDVDAVLPPAVERLRVDVPDDTKLLSVFTDVFDCFFRFLAANLATEGILEEDDFWRTVAEVTRAYQASVPELADKFRQYDVFAPEFALSCLNRLQLRNNRQMVDLADPAGALQLVGNLRNPIAGF
- a CDS encoding beta-N-acetylhexosaminidase, which translates into the protein MTKGAQVRRHHRTTPRTTRVLGALLLVAVGSLAVGAAPAPAEATPLDQVIPAPAKVTPGGSPYRITAKTRIGVDDSREARRVGEYLAGVLRPSTGYRLPVHAGRGGDIQLRLAKGPFGAEGYRLDSGAKGVTITAAQPAGLFHGVQTLRQLLPAKGEKGSVQPGPWLVAGGAITDSPRYGWRGAMLDVSRHFFTVDQVKRYIDQLALYKVNKLHLHLSDDQGWRIAIDSWPRLATYGGSTQVGGGPGGFYTKADYKEIVRYASARYLEVVPEIDMPGHTNAALASYAELNCDGVAPPLYTGTEVGFSSLCVGKDLTYDFVDDVIGELAALTPGRYLHIGGDEAHSTSHEDYVTFMDRVQPVVAKYGKTVVGWHQLTGATPAKGAVAQYWGLDDTSAEEKAQVAKAAQNGTGIVLSPADRVYLDMKYTADTPLGQDWAGLVEVRRSYDWDPGDYLPGVPAAAVRGVEAPLWTETIVTSADIEYMAFPRLAGVAELGWSAVGTHDWERYRVRLAAQGARWEAMGINYYRSPQVPWS
- a CDS encoding DUF4429 domain-containing protein; amino-acid sequence: MAEIIQKDGTWAFDGDALRLTPGRDKNVSLLRKTLGELVVPLGALAGISFEQGRRAGRLRLRLRDGADPLLHATGGRLTEPDDPYQLIVESDRYGVAEYFVDEVREALLLDQVPATPVTEFLLPGPAVPLSVSAGDGTATFDGERVRLEWNWKTEDAKAAAGIRTLPLTDLAAVEWLPAAGLDNGHLRFTVHNAPSKAPAKYDPHSVELWGFKKDPLMALVAAAVQARLPHPARTAAVDVRKALGTRPETPSLPVAPVEDGHDALLRRLRELGELRRTGVLTDEEFTLAKQAILKRM